CAATGGTGTGGCCAAAGCCGTCGAACTGGCCGGTGAACGATGCAGTCTCCGTCGGTCCGAGTGGCTGGAAGCCGGACCCGCCGGAGAAGATCGTGCTATGGCTCGCGCTTGCATCGATATCTCTACCAAGCGCGTAATTACCCGCCAAATTTTGCGAAACCTTGAGGAGATCCGCGTAGCTATTGATGAGCTTGTAGGCGGTAATCTGCGTGACCTGTCCGCTGTACGGCGCCGCGGTCCATCCGCTGTTGGTCAGCAGCGTACCGGGAGAAAAGCTCTGGTTTATGTCGAACAGCACGCTGACAATGCCGGTGCTTTTCGACCAGTCGATTGTGCCGCCGTTGATCACGCTGCCGCCCGTGTCGATGCCGCCCGCATCTGCGCGCAGGGCAAGACCGCCTGCACCCTTGTTCGTGATCGTCACCATCGGACCGATGCTGACGTTGCGCGTTGCGCCGAGCGTGAGCGAGCTGTTGCCGCTCCACTGGATGTTGCCTTGCACGGCGAGATCGGCGTTCGGCCCATTCGATTCCGCGCTCACGCTCGTGCCGGCGGTAAGCGAGCGCGAGAGACTGGCGGCGGTCGTGTCGTCGATGGTCAAGTTAGGCGCGCCGAGCGTCCACGTTCCTGCCCGGACCGTCGCGCCCGAAACGTCGAGCTGGCTGGCGCGGGTGTCGACGGCGCCCCCGCTGTGGTCGGCGTTCGTCGCCGCGATGCCGCCGGAGACGTGCACCGCGCCTTGGTCGGCCACAAGCCAGACGTGGCCGTCGCGCGTGGTAGTACCTGTCGCGCGAATTGCCGTAGTGTTACCCGCGAGCGCATAGACGTTCCCATCGGCGGCCTGGAGGCTCACCTGCGCCGCGGCAATGGTGCCGGCGTTCACCGCTAGTCCGCTGCTGCCCGTTTGCACGAACACCTGCTGGCTTCCCGCAGAGTCCTGGAGCAACACTTGAGTGCCGGTGGCGAGCTCCGCCGTGCCTTGGGGCGCGTCTATCTGCCCACGGTTCACGGCGGCCGTCCGCGAAACGAGAATGACGTCGCCGCCCGAGGAAGCGATTCTGCCCAAGTTCACTACCATGCCCGCCCCGGTGCCCGCGAACGTCAGCGGCCCGCCCGCCGTGAACGCGTCGTTGCCGACGTCTAACGTCGAGGCGACGAAGCGGCCGCCGGTCGTCACCACGCCGCGGGGACCGACAAGCACTCCTTGAGGGTTAATCAAATACACGCTGCCGGTTGCGTTGAGCTGGCCGAGAATGACCGACGCTTCCCCGCCGGTGACCCGATTGAGCGTCGCGCCCGACCCGTTATTGAGTCGAACCTGCCGTCCGTCGCCGATCGAAAAGCTGGTCCAGTCGACTACGCCGCGAGAAGATGATTGATTGACGACGAGGGATTGCCCGCCGCCACTGATGGTCCCACAGCCCGCCACAAATCGCCCTCCGCTTGGCAGCGGCGGCGCTGCTTGGGCATCAGCGCTGCCCAGGCAGACAACGAGCGGAACAAGAATCGAGAGAGGCCGAAGCCCGAGTCCATGATGCGCCATATACCCTCCGTATCGATGCCGTTGTTTGCCGCAAAGCGGGCCGCGGATGGTAGTGCCGACAATGGAACCGATGCGCGGGGGGCGCGCCGATAGTAGCGCCGCCGTTCCATGTATTGTGTGGCGTTGCGCTCATTCGGAGGGGGAATGCAACCGCAGGCTTTGTCGGCGTTGATCGACATCAACGAAACAAGCAGAAAGGGAGCGCACTCCCGTACGGCATTCCACGCGGTCGCCGCGGTGTACCTTCATACCGGCTCGGCTCTGACTTCGCGCGTCGCTGAGTTCATCCTTCATGGGACGAAAATGCCGGTCGAGAAGCGAGAACATGCTTCCTTGGCTCATTCCGTCCGCACAGGTTTTTTCGCACTGGTTCCGATTCGTCTCGAAACAACCGGTCGTGTGACGTCCCCTTGCGTCCTTTTTGTCCGGCCATCTGTTTTGTTTATCGGACGACGCGAACCGTCGCGTCGAAACCCGCCCGCAAGGCCGCGCCGGCCGGTCGTCCATCATCTTTGCTGCGTCCCATCCCTCTGCGACTCATGGTTTACGCGCAGTACCGCGCGTGTTCACTGGCCCGTATCGTCCGCTCAAGTTATCGCAACACACCGGGCCGCGTGCATTCCACGAGCGCCTGACTGCCCGCACCTCACGGAGCATCCTCGACATGGCCCGCATCATCGGTGGCATCGCCGCCTCGCACACGCCCACCATCGGCTTCGCATTCGACAAGAACAAGCGCGACGACCCGGTCTGGGCGCCGATCTTCGAAAACTTCGCGCCGCTCGCGAAGTGGCTCGAAGAGAAGCGCCCCGATGTGATCCTGACCATCTATAACGATCACGTCACCTCATTCTTCTTCGATCATTACTCGGCGTTCGCATTGGGCGTAGGTCCCGAATGGCACGTCGCGGACGAAGGCGGCGGCGCGCGCGATCTTCCGCCGATCAAGGGACATCCGGCGCTTGCCGCGCACATCGGCACCTCGCTGATGACCGACGAGTTCGACATGTCGTTCTTCCAGAACAAGGCGCTCGATCACGGCTGCTTCTCGCCGCTGTCGATGCTGTGCCCGCACAAGCCCGAATGGCCCGTGAAGATCGTGCCGCTGCAAATGGGCGTGCTGCAATTGCCGATACCGAGCGCGCGACGCTTCTACAAGCTCGGTCAGGCGCTGCGCCGCGCCATCGAAAGCTATCCGGAAGACATCAAGGTCGCGATTCTCGCGACGGGCGGTCTTTCGCATCAGGTGCATGGCGAACGCGCCGGCTTCAACAACACCGAATGGGACCAGCGTTTCCTCGATCTCTTCGAACGTGATCCCGAACAACTCGCCGAGATGACGATCGCCGAATACGCGGAACTGGGCGGCTACGAGGGCGCGGAAGTCATCATGTGGCTGACCATGCGCGGCGCGCTGTCGTCCAGCGTGGTCTGCAAGCACCGCAGCTACTACTTGCCGTCGATGGCCGGCATCGCGACTGCCATCTACGAAGGCGAGGACAGCGAGACGAAGCCCGCGATCATCGAGCGGCATCGTCGGCGCATGGCGATCGAATTGACCGACGTCGAGAAGCTGCAAGGCACGTATCCGTTCAGCATCGAAACGGCGGTGCGCGCGTATCGCATCAACGACTATCTGCATCGCATGGTGGAGCCCGCGCATCGCGAAGCCTTTCAGCAAGACCCGGAAGCGAGCTTTGAGGCCGCCGGTCTCAGCGAAGCAGAACGCGACATGATCCGCCGCCGCGACTGGCGCGCGCTGCTGCATTACGGCGTGATCTTCTTCATGCTCGAAAAGCTCGGCGCGGTAACGGGCGTGTCGAACCTGCACATCTATGCCGCCATGCGCGGCCAGACGCTCGAAGAATTCCAGAAGACGCGCAATGCGCCGGGCGCGCTGTATTCGGTCGCGGGCAAGGGCGGCGGCAAGCTCGACTGGGACAAGGCGGAGCAGGGCAAACAATAAAACGATAAACGCACGGAGACATCACATGACTAGCGGCAGAACCATCGACATCAAGGCGTTCATCGACGAGCGGCCCATTTCCGCCTACCAGTGGCTGCTGGTGGCGCTGTGCTTTCTCGTCGTGACGGCCGACGGCATGGACGTGGCCATCATGGGCTTCGTCGCGCCGTCGATCATCGCGGACTGGCACATCTCGCGCCCCGCCTTCGGGCTCGTAATGAGCGCCGCGCCCATCGGACTCGTGATCGGCGCGCTGGCCGCCGGGCCGGCGTCGGACCGCATCGGAAGAAAAGGAGTCCTGATTACGTCGGTGTTCCTGTTCGGCGTGTTCACTATCGCCACGGCGTTCACCACAACGCCAACGAGCATGGCGTTGCTGCGCGTGCTGACGGGTATCGGCCTCGGCGCCGCGATGCCCAACACCACGACGCTGCTCTCCGAGTACGCGCCGCAACGCAAGCGCGCGCTGCTCATCACCATCATGTTCACGGGCTTCAATCTCGGCTCGGCGTTGATCGGCTTCGTCGCGGGCTGGCTCATTCCGACGCATGGCTGGCGTTCGGTGCTGATCTTCGGCGGCGGCCTGCCGCTCGTGCTGATTCCGCTGCAAATCTGGCTGCTGCCCGAATCGGCGCGTCTCCTGGCGGTGCGCGGCGCGACCTCGCAAAAGATCGGCAAGGTGCTGGGCCGTGTGTGCGGCGCGCGCTTCACGGGCGATGAAACCTTCGTGTCGACCGAGCCGCCGCTGCCGACCAAGCGCCCCATCGGCGTGCTGTTCTCGCACGGCTACGGCCTTCTGACGGCGGCGCTGTGGGTGACGTACTTCATGGGCCTGCTCGTGATTTATCTGCTCACCGGCTGGCTGCCGACGCTGATGAAAGACGCCGGCCTCACGGTATCGGCGGCTGCCAACATCACGGCCATGTTCCAGATCGGCGGCACCATCGGCGCGATTATCGTCGGATGGATCATGGACCGCGTGCGCCCCGCGCCGGTCATCAGCGCAGCGTATCTCGGCGGCGCGGTGTGCGTGCTCGGGCTTGCGTGGATCGGTGCGCTGTCGTCGTCGCTCGCGGTTCTCGTGTTTGCCGCCGGCTTCTGCATGAGCGGCGCGCAAACGGGCCTCAACGCATTCGCGCCGGGCCGCTATCCGACGGTCGCGCGCGCCACCGGCGTGAGCTGGATGCTCGGCATGGGCCGCTTCGGCAGCATCTTCGGTTCCGCGTTCGGCGGCGCATTGCTCGGCCTCGGCTGGCAGTTCGGCGCCATCCTCGCGATGCTCGCTATTCCCGCGACGCTCGCAGGCATAGCCATTCTCGTCGCGCAGCGCAGCCGCACGGCCGATGCCGCCCCGCAGACGACCGCTGCACATTGATCGGGAGTACAGATGATTATCGATATCCACGGCCATTACACGACCGCGCCCAAGGCGCTGGAGGCATGGCGCAACCGGCAGATCGCCGGCATCAAGAATCCGTCGGGGATGCCGCGTCCGTCCGAACTGCATATCAGCGACGACGAACTGCGCGAATCCATCGAAAGCAATCAGTTGCGGCTGATGCGCGAGCGCGGGCTCGATCTCACCGTGTTCAGTCCGCGCGCGAGCTTCATGGCGCACCATATCGGCGACTTCGAGGTGTCGAGCACGTGGGCCGCGATATGCAATGAGCTGTGCTATCGCGTGAGCCAGCTCTTTCCGGACAGCTTCATTCCGGCGGCGATGCTTCCTCAGAGCCCCGGCGTCGATGCCGCGACGTGCATTCCCGAGCTCGTGAAGTGCGTGGAGCAGTATGGCAATGTAGCGATCAATCTGAACCCGGACCCGTCCGGCGGACACTGGACGAGCCCGCCGCTTTCCGACCGCTACTGGTACCCGATCTACGAAAAGATGGTCGAGTACGACATACCCGCGATGATCCATGTCAGCACGAGCTGCAACGCGTGCTTTCATACGACCGGCGCGCACTATCTGAACGCGGACACGACCGCGTTCATGCAGTGCCTCACGTCCGACCTGTTCCGCGATTTCCCGACGCTGCGC
Above is a window of Caballeronia sp. SL2Y3 DNA encoding:
- a CDS encoding filamentous hemagglutinin N-terminal domain-containing protein encodes the protein MAHHGLGLRPLSILVPLVVCLGSADAQAAPPLPSGGRFVAGCGTISGGGQSLVVNQSSSRGVVDWTSFSIGDGRQVRLNNGSGATLNRVTGGEASVILGQLNATGSVYLINPQGVLVGPRGVVTTGGRFVASTLDVGNDAFTAGGPLTFAGTGAGMVVNLGRIASSGGDVILVSRTAAVNRGQIDAPQGTAELATGTQVLLQDSAGSQQVFVQTGSSGLAVNAGTIAAAQVSLQAADGNVYALAGNTTAIRATGTTTRDGHVWLVADQGAVHVSGGIAATNADHSGGAVDTRASQLDVSGATVRAGTWTLGAPNLTIDDTTAASLSRSLTAGTSVSAESNGPNADLAVQGNIQWSGNSSLTLGATRNVSIGPMVTITNKGAGGLALRADAGGIDTGGSVINGGTIDWSKSTGIVSVLFDINQSFSPGTLLTNSGWTAAPYSGQVTQITAYKLINSYADLLKVSQNLAGNYALGRDIDASASHSTIFSGGSGFQPLGPTETASFTGQFDGFGHTIDSLGTIGPAFSKYVGLFGVIGSNGVVRNLKMTHANAAGSENAAYGILAGRNDGTVAYVSTAGNAGTSSYGGLGNGGLVGQNNGLIERSSSSAGVGSQSGSGGLVGSNDGTITQSFATGGVGGGTHGVQGGLAASNAGLITQSYATGGAGGYRGGGLVYSNTPTGVINESFATGSVGGGPPDDPYGGIAATNEGAIHNNVYWNRDATGRTSAAFANSGTVPPNSNGLTTAQMSNVGNYLDWNIPAGGVWAMPKGSTHPVLQWQQARP
- a CDS encoding gallate dioxygenase codes for the protein MARIIGGIAASHTPTIGFAFDKNKRDDPVWAPIFENFAPLAKWLEEKRPDVILTIYNDHVTSFFFDHYSAFALGVGPEWHVADEGGGARDLPPIKGHPALAAHIGTSLMTDEFDMSFFQNKALDHGCFSPLSMLCPHKPEWPVKIVPLQMGVLQLPIPSARRFYKLGQALRRAIESYPEDIKVAILATGGLSHQVHGERAGFNNTEWDQRFLDLFERDPEQLAEMTIAEYAELGGYEGAEVIMWLTMRGALSSSVVCKHRSYYLPSMAGIATAIYEGEDSETKPAIIERHRRRMAIELTDVEKLQGTYPFSIETAVRAYRINDYLHRMVEPAHREAFQQDPEASFEAAGLSEAERDMIRRRDWRALLHYGVIFFMLEKLGAVTGVSNLHIYAAMRGQTLEEFQKTRNAPGALYSVAGKGGGKLDWDKAEQGKQ
- a CDS encoding aromatic acid/H+ symport family MFS transporter, whose product is MTSGRTIDIKAFIDERPISAYQWLLVALCFLVVTADGMDVAIMGFVAPSIIADWHISRPAFGLVMSAAPIGLVIGALAAGPASDRIGRKGVLITSVFLFGVFTIATAFTTTPTSMALLRVLTGIGLGAAMPNTTTLLSEYAPQRKRALLITIMFTGFNLGSALIGFVAGWLIPTHGWRSVLIFGGGLPLVLIPLQIWLLPESARLLAVRGATSQKIGKVLGRVCGARFTGDETFVSTEPPLPTKRPIGVLFSHGYGLLTAALWVTYFMGLLVIYLLTGWLPTLMKDAGLTVSAAANITAMFQIGGTIGAIIVGWIMDRVRPAPVISAAYLGGAVCVLGLAWIGALSSSLAVLVFAAGFCMSGAQTGLNAFAPGRYPTVARATGVSWMLGMGRFGSIFGSAFGGALLGLGWQFGAILAMLAIPATLAGIAILVAQRSRTADAAPQTTAAH
- a CDS encoding amidohydrolase family protein, with the translated sequence MIIDIHGHYTTAPKALEAWRNRQIAGIKNPSGMPRPSELHISDDELRESIESNQLRLMRERGLDLTVFSPRASFMAHHIGDFEVSSTWAAICNELCYRVSQLFPDSFIPAAMLPQSPGVDAATCIPELVKCVEQYGNVAINLNPDPSGGHWTSPPLSDRYWYPIYEKMVEYDIPAMIHVSTSCNACFHTTGAHYLNADTTAFMQCLTSDLFRDFPTLRFVIPHGGGAVPYHWGRFRGLAQELKKPLLKDHLLNNVFFDTCVYHQPGIDLLTRVIPVDNILFASEMIGAVRGIDPETGHYFDDTKRYIEAASMQPEARYKIYEGNARRVYPRLDAALKAKGR